Proteins from one Ficedula albicollis isolate OC2 chromosome 3, FicAlb1.5, whole genome shotgun sequence genomic window:
- the LOC101818293 gene encoding prolyl-tRNA synthetase associated domain-containing protein 1-like encodes MRSRDPRAARAGAGPRLTGGGGGGRLRELGIATVTAEHPQVFTVEEMMPHVQHMKGGHSKNLFLRDKKKKGFWLVTVLHNRQVNLNELGKKLGVGSGNLRFADENAMLEKLGVGQGCATPLALFRDQGDVRLVLDAALLQGGHEKLYFHPMTNSATMGLSPDDFLKFVRSTGHDPLVLHFDEDIK; translated from the exons ggggggggggggggcggctccGGGAGCTGGGCATCGCCACCGTCACCGCCGAGCACCCCCAG GTGTTCACGGTCGAAGAAATGATGCCCCACGTCCAACACATGAAAGGAGGTCACAGTAAAAACCTGTTTCTTAGggacaaaaagaagaaagggtTCTGGCTGGTGACGGTCCTGCACAACAGGCAGGTCAATTTAAACGAACTCGGTAAAAAGCTGGGCGTCGGAAGCGGAAACCTAAGGTTTGCTGACGAAAATGCCatgctggaaaagctgggagtgggccagggctgtgccacgCCGCTCGCCCTCTTCCGCGACCAGGGAGatgtcaggctggtgctggacGCTGCCTTGCTCCAAGGGGGCCATGAAAAGCTCTATTTCCATCCAATGACCAACTCTGCGACCATGGGATTGAGCCCCGACGACTTCCTCAAGTTTGTGAGATCAACAGGCCACGATCCCCTCGTCCTACACTTCGATGAAGACATCAAGTAG